One window of Bacillus alkalicellulosilyticus genomic DNA carries:
- a CDS encoding alpha/beta fold hydrolase encodes MTKQQDRALDLETIGQTPRTAIWNKNKSTLWYYPAKMKKYKTPLFLVYSLVSKPYLLDLTPESSMIQAFMAKGYDVYLLDFGIPGYEDDDVTVDDYITKHIQKAVRRTLHHAKCQDVSVVGYCLGGTLSVIYAAIAKESIKNLILFAPPLDFSHFSSLDKWKEFLQTSESTISSLLDRYGVIPANIVHLVMRALTTPISITPYITLHERSNDKEFVEKWSRFNAWSKDHIPFSGAACKQLLHELIIQNKLIKNELVIDGQQVELSNIHSNLLVVSTTEDELVPEPLIVSFLEKVSSKDKTYKRVKGGHATLAVKGFLPSFLEEWLHERS; translated from the coding sequence ATGACTAAACAACAAGACCGTGCACTAGACCTAGAAACAATCGGACAAACACCCAGAACTGCAATTTGGAATAAAAACAAGTCAACATTGTGGTACTATCCTGCAAAGATGAAAAAGTACAAAACCCCGTTATTTCTAGTGTATTCGTTAGTTAGTAAACCATATTTATTAGATTTAACACCTGAAAGTAGTATGATACAGGCGTTTATGGCTAAGGGGTACGACGTCTATTTACTCGATTTTGGAATTCCAGGTTACGAAGATGATGATGTGACAGTAGATGATTATATTACAAAGCACATTCAAAAGGCTGTCAGGCGTACGTTACACCACGCAAAATGTCAGGATGTTTCCGTTGTTGGTTATTGTTTAGGGGGGACATTGTCTGTTATTTATGCTGCTATAGCCAAAGAATCTATTAAAAATCTTATCCTATTTGCGCCTCCATTAGATTTTAGTCATTTTTCTTCTTTGGATAAGTGGAAAGAGTTTTTACAAACGAGTGAGAGCACAATCAGTTCACTGCTAGATAGGTATGGTGTGATTCCGGCGAACATAGTCCACCTTGTGATGAGAGCATTAACCACCCCGATTTCAATTACACCATACATTACTCTGCATGAACGTTCTAACGACAAGGAGTTTGTGGAAAAATGGAGTCGTTTTAACGCGTGGTCCAAAGACCATATTCCGTTTTCCGGCGCGGCGTGTAAACAACTTCTCCATGAACTAATTATTCAAAATAAACTCATCAAAAATGAATTGGTCATAGATGGTCAACAAGTTGAGTTATCAAATATACACTCAAACCTTCTTGTCGTATCTACAACTGAAGACGAACTTGTGCCTGAGCCCCTTATCGTTTCTTTTTTAGAAAAAGTATCTAGCAAAGATAAAACGTACAAACGAGTAAAAGGCGGGCACGCAACTCTTGCTGTAAAAGGATTTCTTCCTTCCTTCTTAGAGGAATGGTTACATGAGCGCTCTTAA